The Elaeis guineensis isolate ETL-2024a chromosome 3, EG11, whole genome shotgun sequence region tgttatatttgctcatttaaggagctgtttttgtattcatctgtgctctaaatattcttactctttgtgagtttttgctcttgtttttggaggatttccaaaacaaggaaaggttgatccgaacctgaaatcggagtgttgtgggttggcttgtacccggaaacaagtgttctagcttgggatagctagggtcggagtttccgatgtcctgtattctagcttgggatagctagtgtcggagtttccgacgttttgtattcgggttgaatacaaaggatagtggattaaaattcccaagtgggatcttggggagtggacgtaggtgcaaggttagcaccgaaccactataaatccttgtgtttgtggtgtgctttatcgctttatcttatttatatccttgcaatactgctttagttaattaatattgatttaaagccattattttgttcttcataagttatctgttgggcttaaaatttttagaaacccaattcacccccctcttgggttgcatagctgggcaacaccttaTCCATGTTTATACTGAGCTTCtaaagctcctcaatatctttgatcattgtcaaacaatgatcattaatagactgcccatcatgcatcttcactttGAAAAGTCTTCGGTAGACCTCAAAGCAAGCTGTGTgattctgctcaccatacaactcttgcagatgagtcagcatctctttggcagtcttcatgtcttcatgctattgTTGAAGATCATTGAACATGGATGCTAATATGtaacactttgccttgttatcttcatccatccactttttaagtgtggctcgttgatcaggggatggacgagCAGGTAACATAGGCACATCCTGGTCAACGACATGGGTGAGTTTCTCAGAGCTAAGAATGATTCTCAGATTCTggagtcagtctttatagttgGTACCGATCAAtctattggtatcgaggatacgagctaaagggttggaactcgatatgattatctacagagagaatagtttctagttagatattttacttataaaattatttattttaaaaattttaaaaataaaataaaagctcccactattttcttgaatctcccacactcctcggatgaagaaataaaaatctatacgcgatagatttcaagtgggtactgtggtcccattaatctatacacacctcacctaacagttattgatgagtatgGATCAATAAGTGGATAACACTTtgtccattacttcactaagcaagatacagtggacttgatctttaagtccttggcttcacctaacagttattggcacatttcttagttaagtcatatcCATCATTCACCAGAGGGTGCAAAGCTATTATTGGGactctcacttaatagttattgggtccaaccccatctctatcatgagacatcaaatgtcaatagagtggttatacctttctgatgcaatcgaactactgtatcagtcgagaacgatcaacgtcaagaaggcacccgcatctctacaacgatgaaagatctctagacttaatatttagtgaggagatttaggtttagatctcttctaaatcagtagatttgacatccgactgatcaaatttaggtcaacacatcaacatgtctaaccagcctagtcagcatgggtgaactcgagtcaacaagtaacctaacacgaaactAAATCTTCCAAGATGGTCcgataagttaagatgtgtgggggtcctcccattgctttccttaaacaccaataaaaattgatcaggtcagacaatagaactaattaaataaccaccatctaaatacttatcttagacatcaaattggttgattagaatcgatcaggttaacctattgaaatggatccgaacaactgagccaaattcgatcttgagtatatcaactcacatcaaaatatgaatcgatgcaatcaactataactaaactcgactttgagcccctttgacgtaatcctaatcagccattgattaggttcaatcaactactcaaaatcaaaaatggattctagtctgatctaatcaatttgatcctaattgtagtttgatcattagacaaaatttgttcaacccatacccacatgcaacaacataatttcagatctaaaataatttttagattatattttattgcatacattagtggcttatgatcttgaaactgttttagatctaaacttaatatcatatatcacatatatgaagtttcagatctaaattaaacatgcatcacatatacatcaaattttagatctaaagctaaaattatacatattaaatatatataaaaatatatttaaaataataattaaaatattttaaaaatatttttttaaaaattgattcacatcaaactaggataaccttttcaatatGGGGGTAAactctataccaggacaaccttatattagtttgatgtgaatttttaatcattctaacttcagatctaaaactaaaattagacatatcacatatataaatttttagatttaaaatattgatcTAATtgctttgaaaataatttttaaaatcgatcaatctttgtgctaggataacctttataatatagagggtaaaccctataccagaactatcttatatcagcacaagatcaattttgaatcaataaaatttttagatttaagataaaaattagatcatatgtgtCTTTTAAaattagtggctctgataccactgttagaaagttGGATAGGCaatatgtgtagatttcaaaaactttacaattacagtgaaaaaataatcgagttaaaccctttaatctcatatgcataagatcatatctaatcctacccaagttcaggagaaaagatatatatataatttaaaaataaaagtatgagatcaaatctcaatatcttagCACGGGTAGAAATTCACCGCAATCGATGATCACAGATTCAAGGTTCTCGAGTCGCACACGtgttcgacctctatggatatccatcgagatcaatcttgaattgatcttctcatagtagatccttcttcttcaagtaggatctcaacctttaaaatcttgatcaaaactTTGATTTAGACTGCaaaatcaactccttgatctacaaCCTTTTCTCTTCGTTCCTCGCTCGAGATGAAGACTCCTCAACTCTTGACGTGTggaaaggtgggatgcccaacctttgggtgtgggaaagagaagagggagaaggggaggtgtggagaaggagagaggatgTTTTGGTTTCACAAAATTGTACTACTTCAAATcctaagagaccttctctttaaatAGACTCTACCTGATCCAAAACAGAAATCAATTAACTTAAAAtggtacatccttatctcataagaaactctatctttttaatctaatttttttcaataaaatcagacttaattggtatgTTATCATCCTCCTTCGACAAGTACATGGGGCACCCCAGTCAGATAAGATAATCTGAGTGGGCACCTTATGTCATGAAGGGCAGGTAGATGGGGCACCAACACTTAGCACCCCTTAGGATTTTTTGACACAtgagagggggcgtggcccctctctctctctcctccatgccatgccacagGAGGGGGTGGCCCCTCTTACATTATCCATGGGATTGGCACCCCATAGTCCTGCCAAAAAGGGAGATAGGCGCCACCTATTCTTTTCGACTATTCCACACACCACTTAGAGAGATAGGCGCCACCTATTCTTTTCGACTATTCCACACACCACTACTGATATAAATTAACTTAAGCATTGATGGATCCTCCATCGAAAAATCCTTAACAACTAGACTTCCTTTGTGTTTGGTGTTTTAAGATGCTTGCAGAGGTCGAAGTGCGGATCCGATCCTTTTCGACTGCTCCAAAATTTTGAGCTAATTTTCAGAGTCTTTGAATCACCATCCACTATCTCTTGTTGTCCGCTTCAATTCTTTGACCTGAACTAGATCGATCTGCCATCATAAaatattcattttattttttgatattttctgatGTTTATGTTTCATAgtattaaaatatcaataaatttcaaatattttttatgatatttgtatttttaaaatttttcaaaattaaataatttattttttataaactttattttatatatatatatttttaaatacatATTTTATATGTGTTCAATTCAAGGATCATTTCTCGGCACCATGCACATGACGCATGCTTTTGCCCACTCCATCCGCAGTGTTCGATTCCAAATCTATTCTCCGCAGTCCCAGGATGATAAACTTCCGCACCTGCGTCGATACAATCAATGAAACCCCCCTACTAACAAACGAAAGCTCTCCCCTCGTCTTCTCCGCCGCCCTCTTGAACCCCTCTCCCTTTTCATCCAAAGCCAACTCCAAAGCAGCCAGCCTGCTCCAATTTCCGAACTTCCCTTAGCCCAGCCTCCTCGCATTCCACAACACCCACCCCCCGCGCCCCGAAGCCGAAACCAGCAGCCATGGCGGCCAACTCCTCCGCCGCCcccttcctctccttctcctcctccctctcctGCCCCTCCCCCAGTCGCCGCCTCCTCCCCCTCCCCGTCCGCCGCGGCTCGCCGCCCCTCCGCCGCCGGATCCCGGCCGTCCAGGCCAAGATCCGGGAGATCTTCATGCCGGCCCTCAGCTCCACCATGACGGAGGGTAAGATCGTGTCCTGGGTCAAGGCCGAGGGCGACCGCCTCTCCAAAGGCGAAAGCGTTGTCGTCGTCGAGTCCGACAAGGCCGACATGGACGTCGAGACCTTCTACGACGGCATCCTCGCCGCCATCGTCGTCCCCGAAGGCGAGACGGCCCCCGTCGGTGCCCCCATCGGCCTCCTTGCCGAGTCCGAGGATGAGGTCCCCCTCGCCAAGGCCCAGGCCCAGTCCCAGTCGCAGGTCCAGTCCcactcctcttctcctccttctccccCTCCTCCTTCCGATCCCACCCCTTCCCCAGCTCCGACGGCAGCGGTGAAACCGGAGGCGGAGGGCCCGAGGAAGGCCGTGGCCACGCCCTATGCCAAGAAGCTCGCCAAGCAGCATAGGGTGGACATCGAGAAGGTGGTCGGGACCGGGCCTCACGGGAGGATTACTCCTGCCGATGTCGAGGCTGCTGCTGGGATCCCGCCCAAGAAGCCTATTGCTCCGGCTCCAACTTCAGCTCCTGCTGCGACTCCAGTTACTCCATCACCAGCTCCAACTACTGCCACCAAAGCTTCTGCGGCTCCTTTGCCACCAATTCCGGGTTCGACTGTTGTTCCCTTCACCACTATGCAGACAGCTGTGTCCAAGAATATGGTGGAGAGCCTCTCAGTGCCTACCTTCCGTGTAGGTTATCCTGTGATGACCGATGCCCTTGATGCTCTCTATGAAAAGGTATATTTTTTTGGTCATTTTTTATGTTCTCTTACTTTGTTTTCCATGTTTCATCAATcgagaatttaatttaattatttcacCGATTGTTCACGATGACATCTTCGAATCTTGATTCCTCTTTCCATATAGTTGTGGTTTAAATTTGTAATTCAATTGATCTTatacttaaaaatataatttattcttttcttctaGTATCAATTTGGTTTTGTAAAATTGCTTACTGTTGTTGGCAATGCTTATAGATCAAGTCGAAGGGAGTCACTATGACCGTACTGTTGGCCAAGGCTGCAGCAATGGCACTCGCGCAGCATCCAGTCATCAATGCCACCTGCAAGGATGGGAAGAGTTTCACTTACAATAGCAGCATTAACATTGCAGTGGCGGTAGCAATTGATGGTGGACTTATTACTCCTGTTCTCCAAGACGCAGATAAGGTCCACAAATATGATTTATAAAGTGACTGTTGCATAACTTTCTTTTTGTAAAATTGTACAACTAATTAAATATTATCTCCATGCAGTTGGATATTTACCTTCTGTCTCAAAGATGGAAGGAGCTTGTAAGCAAGGCTCGTTCTAAACAGCTTTTGCCCAATGAGTACAATTTAGGTTTGCATCTGATTAATGTCTCTTGAGCTTGATATCTTAGCTCTGTATGGATGGTCACTGCTAATTGAGTTGTGATGCTTTCCAGGAACATTTACTTTATCAAATTTGGGTATGTTTGGCGTGGACAGGTTTGATGCTATCCTTCCTCCCGGTCAGGTGGGTTTTATAAGTCATGACTCAGTTGTTACGATGTGTGTCTTGGCTGGCACTGTACTAACTTGATTCACTTATATGCAGGGAGCTATCATGGCTGTGGGAGCTTCAAAACCCACTGTTGTtgctgatggagatggtttttttaCTATTAAGAATAAAATGCTGGTAAGTTCAGTTTGCTTTTTAGTGCGCTATTTGCATCAATACTTTGATAGGGGTATGTTCAGGCTACGGAACACAGAATACCATCAATATGCTCTCCAGTTTCAGAAAAGTAACTAATTCATCTGCATTGCAAAGACATAGTAATTTTcagttctcattttttttttacaattctAATTTTACATGAATAAAGTTGGTTTTTCATTATTTCTTTACCTCTCACTTGATAGCGGATGTAAGTAGGTCAGATTTTGGTTGGTTACATTAATATCCCAACCTAGAAAATAAACTAATTGATTTCAGGATGCACAAGTGGATACAACCGCCTTATTTGTTTTCCATTATGCTTTTCCATGATGCCCTTATTTTCAACCTAAACAATCCTGTAGGCTGCAGTTGGCATCATTTTTAGttttctttcttcaaaaaaaaaaatttggaaacaaGAAATCTGTTttcatttatttttagatttctgACAATAGATACCATATTTAGTATCACTATTTTTTCTTAACACTAGTTGCTGCCCCACCTCCTCCACCCACCCCTCCTCCTTCTTATCCGCCCCCATCTTTCTCCTCCTGCTCTAGGCCCGTCCTCATCCCCCTTCTCCTTATTCTCTGCATGCTCTTACCACTTCACCTccgtcttctccttcttctctacccccgcctcctcctcctccaacccCCATCTCCTCCATCCCCATCTTCTCCTCCTCCATCCACTACCTTCTCCACCCTTGCCTCCTCTcctccaccccccccccccacatgTTTGCTTCCCTACCCTTATCCTCTCTCGGCTAGGGATAGATTGAGGGCATAGCAAATGGTGGTGGTGGCGGACAAGTCAACATTGGACAACATGTGATGTCAATCCAAGTGTGGGCTATGGTGACCTCAAGCCACCATAGGCAGAGATTAGAGGGAGATTGAGCGAAGGGCATGGGAAGGGTGAAAACccacttttagaaaaaaaatcaaagtgaaaactttttccttctatttttttgaaaaaagtaaAAATTGTTTTAAAGAAAAGAAACATGATAACCAAATATATTTTCTGCATTAGattctatctttttctttttatttgtttaAACAGAAAAGGTGGTACCAAACAGGGCCTGTAGGTTTGAAGGTATTTATTTTATGACCCAAATCATTTGACTCCAC contains the following coding sequences:
- the LOC105035588 gene encoding dihydrolipoyllysine-residue acetyltransferase component 4 of pyruvate dehydrogenase complex, chloroplastic, with amino-acid sequence MAANSSAAPFLSFSSSLSCPSPSRRLLPLPVRRGSPPLRRRIPAVQAKIREIFMPALSSTMTEGKIVSWVKAEGDRLSKGESVVVVESDKADMDVETFYDGILAAIVVPEGETAPVGAPIGLLAESEDEVPLAKAQAQSQSQVQSHSSSPPSPPPPSDPTPSPAPTAAVKPEAEGPRKAVATPYAKKLAKQHRVDIEKVVGTGPHGRITPADVEAAAGIPPKKPIAPAPTSAPAATPVTPSPAPTTATKASAAPLPPIPGSTVVPFTTMQTAVSKNMVESLSVPTFRVGYPVMTDALDALYEKIKSKGVTMTVLLAKAAAMALAQHPVINATCKDGKSFTYNSSINIAVAVAIDGGLITPVLQDADKLDIYLLSQRWKELVSKARSKQLLPNEYNLGTFTLSNLGMFGVDRFDAILPPGQGAIMAVGASKPTVVADGDGFFTIKNKMLVNVTADHRIIYGADLAAFLQTFSKIVENPESLTV